In one Polaribacter sp. ALD11 genomic region, the following are encoded:
- a CDS encoding DUF349 domain-containing protein — protein MLDNNEGNVEKTVEKIEEVVNETTDSKEVKTEVVLETTEVTLEIVTESAKAIEEVEDSVVKNEEDTAKKEVKEEKTTVLDYTTLPLEELVNELQKTLSNNPVNKIKDQVEAIKSAFNTKFGALLAEKKKVFLEEGGNAIDFQFTSPLKGAYNTLLSDYKKQRDAHYNAIEKQMNDNLDKRTQVIEDLKNLIEDADANTMYKEFRVLQDAWRSIGPVSKTRYNDTWKTYHHHVERFYDLLHLSNDFRDLDFKNNLEEKLKIIVKAEALAEYTDVNDAFKELQDLHKIWKEDIGPVAKEVREDVWQKFSAVTKKIHDKRHEHFRDMKSKYQEIINKKFLVIERLEAYDTSKNKTHKDWQNSINDIEKLRQEYFNVGKLPYAKSEEVWQKFKTATKKFNSSKNLFYKDEKNEQQENLKKKQALIEVAESLKESEDWNVATEAMKKVQSDWKKIGHVPRKFSDDIWNKFKAACNSYFDRYHDQKNAVSKEQQATVDAKKSFIESLKEEKEHTKESVLEAIKTWQELGQLPRNVRHLEGKFNKQIDRLLETLSLGKNEISMLKFTNVVDGLVANEDFRKLDSEQLFVRKKIDEVVKEMQQLENNLGFFSNATDDNPLVLNVKKRVLEFKEDLKIWKEKLSYIKKLDY, from the coding sequence ATGTTAGATAATAATGAAGGAAACGTTGAAAAAACGGTAGAAAAAATTGAAGAAGTTGTTAATGAAACTACAGATTCAAAGGAAGTAAAAACGGAAGTTGTTTTAGAAACAACAGAAGTTACTTTAGAAATAGTAACTGAAAGCGCTAAGGCAATTGAAGAAGTTGAAGATTCTGTAGTTAAAAATGAAGAAGACACAGCGAAAAAAGAAGTAAAAGAGGAGAAAACTACTGTCTTAGATTATACTACTTTACCTTTAGAGGAATTAGTTAACGAGTTACAAAAGACATTATCTAACAACCCTGTAAATAAAATAAAAGACCAAGTAGAGGCTATAAAAAGTGCTTTTAATACAAAGTTTGGTGCTTTATTAGCTGAAAAGAAAAAAGTTTTTTTAGAAGAAGGAGGAAATGCAATAGATTTTCAGTTTACTAGTCCTTTAAAAGGAGCATATAATACCTTATTATCAGACTATAAAAAACAAAGAGATGCGCATTACAATGCTATAGAAAAGCAGATGAATGATAATCTAGATAAAAGAACTCAAGTTATTGAGGATTTGAAAAATCTTATAGAGGACGCAGATGCTAATACAATGTATAAAGAGTTTAGAGTTTTACAAGATGCTTGGCGCTCAATTGGGCCAGTTTCTAAAACTCGTTACAATGATACTTGGAAAACATACCATCATCACGTAGAGCGCTTTTACGATTTACTACATTTAAGTAATGATTTTAGAGATTTAGATTTTAAGAATAATTTAGAAGAGAAATTAAAAATTATAGTAAAGGCAGAAGCTTTAGCCGAGTATACAGATGTTAATGATGCTTTTAAAGAGCTGCAAGATCTACATAAAATATGGAAAGAAGATATTGGACCTGTTGCAAAAGAAGTAAGAGAAGACGTTTGGCAAAAGTTTAGTGCTGTTACTAAGAAAATACATGATAAACGTCATGAGCACTTTCGTGATATGAAGTCTAAGTATCAAGAAATTATAAATAAAAAATTTTTAGTTATAGAGCGTTTAGAAGCATATGATACTTCAAAAAATAAAACGCATAAAGATTGGCAAAACAGCATTAACGATATAGAGAAGTTAAGACAAGAGTACTTTAATGTTGGTAAATTACCGTATGCTAAGAGTGAAGAGGTTTGGCAAAAGTTTAAAACAGCAACAAAGAAATTTAATAGTTCAAAAAATCTTTTCTATAAAGATGAAAAAAATGAACAACAAGAAAATCTAAAAAAGAAGCAAGCATTAATAGAAGTAGCAGAGTCTTTAAAAGAAAGTGAAGATTGGAATGTGGCAACCGAAGCGATGAAGAAAGTACAATCTGATTGGAAGAAAATTGGTCATGTACCAAGAAAATTCTCTGATGATATTTGGAACAAATTTAAAGCGGCATGTAATTCTTATTTTGACAGGTATCATGATCAAAAAAATGCTGTTAGTAAAGAACAACAAGCTACCGTAGATGCTAAAAAATCTTTTATAGAAAGTTTAAAAGAAGAAAAGGAGCATACGAAAGAAAGTGTTTTAGAAGCTATTAAAACATGGCAAGAACTAGGGCAATTACCTAGAAATGTTAGGCATTTAGAAGGTAAGTTTAATAAACAAATAGATAGATTATTAGAAACGTTGTCTTTAGGTAAGAATGAAATTTCTATGTTGAAGTTTACAAATGTTGTAGACGGTTTAGTTGCTAATGAAGATTTTAGAAAATTAGATTCAGAGCAATTATTTGTTCGAAAAAAGATTGACGAAGTTGTAAAGGAAATGCAGCAATTAGAAAATAATTTAGGTTTCTTCTCAAATGCAACAGATGACAATCCTTTGGTGTTAAATGTAAAGAAAAGAGTGCTTGAGTTTAAAGAAGATTTAAAAATCTGGAAAGAAAAATTAAGTTATATTAAAAAGTTAGATTACTAG
- a CDS encoding DUF368 domain-containing protein, whose translation MEIERTFLQRLYLFLKGLAMGAANKVPGVSGGTVSFVFGFYEELIYSFRKINFTAFKLLINGRFGSFYKYVNGQFLILIMGGSIFSYFSISLVLDYFLQNYELYVWSWFFGMIIGSIYYIGKDFGEWNRTNIISLIIGASVGLGISFLTPAGENDNLWFVFICGIIGVSGMTLPGLSGSFILILMGNYVLLLVDAVNELFYVVANVVIGNFDVLSDPEKIRYLKIISVFTAGSAFGLVSISHILGYVLKRWNTIVTAVIIGFITGSLGIVWPWKKALYLIENDKFSLDKNGNKIIENYNRFIPDFSLAETWFAIFYIIFGIALILIIDYYGRKKK comes from the coding sequence ATGGAAATAGAAAGAACTTTTTTACAGAGATTATACCTTTTCTTAAAAGGATTGGCAATGGGCGCTGCAAATAAAGTTCCAGGTGTTTCTGGCGGAACAGTTTCTTTTGTTTTTGGCTTTTATGAAGAATTGATTTATTCCTTTAGGAAAATAAACTTTACAGCATTTAAACTTTTGATAAACGGAAGGTTTGGAAGTTTTTATAAATATGTAAACGGTCAATTTTTAATATTGATTATGGGAGGAAGTATTTTTAGTTACTTCAGTATTTCTCTTGTTTTAGATTACTTTTTGCAAAATTATGAACTCTATGTTTGGAGTTGGTTTTTTGGGATGATTATTGGCTCTATTTATTACATTGGTAAAGATTTTGGCGAATGGAATCGAACGAATATTATTTCTCTAATTATTGGAGCTTCTGTGGGTTTAGGAATCAGTTTTTTAACACCTGCAGGAGAGAATGACAACCTTTGGTTTGTTTTTATTTGCGGAATTATAGGTGTTTCTGGAATGACGCTTCCAGGGCTTTCTGGGTCTTTTATACTCATTTTAATGGGTAATTACGTATTACTTTTAGTAGATGCTGTAAATGAATTATTTTACGTAGTTGCCAATGTAGTTATAGGTAATTTTGATGTTTTATCAGATCCAGAAAAAATTAGATACCTTAAAATAATTTCTGTATTTACAGCAGGTTCTGCTTTTGGATTGGTTTCTATTAGTCATATTTTAGGCTATGTTTTAAAAAGATGGAATACTATTGTAACTGCCGTAATAATAGGTTTTATTACAGGTTCTTTGGGTATTGTTTGGCCTTGGAAAAAAGCATTATATCTAATAGAAAATGATAAATTCTCTTTAGATAAAAACGGAAATAAAATTATAGAAAACTACAATCGGTTTATTCCAGATTTCTCATTAGCAGAAACATGGTTTGCCATTTTTTACATCATTTTTGGTATTGCTTTAATTTTAATAATAGATTATTATGGAAGAAAAAAGAAATAA
- a CDS encoding shikimate dehydrogenase translates to MEEKRNKVFGLLGKNISYSFSRGYFTKKFETLDLKKYEYKNFDIQEISDFPSVIKNEAFLTGMNVTIPYKEEVIQYLDKLDKTAKEIGAVNTIKFTKRGNLKGYNTDVVGFEKSIFPYLKKHHKYALILGTGGASKAIAYALKKNNIKYKFVSRKPSGKKEISYQDLAEEVLCKHHIIINCTPIGTSPDVHLFPDIPYQFLTEKHLLFDLIYNPEVSTFLSKGKEKGATIKNGYEMLELQAEESWRIWNKFKK, encoded by the coding sequence ATGGAAGAAAAAAGAAATAAAGTTTTCGGTCTTTTAGGAAAAAATATTTCCTATTCATTTTCTAGAGGATATTTTACTAAAAAATTTGAAACTTTAGATTTAAAAAAATATGAATATAAAAACTTTGATATTCAAGAAATATCAGACTTTCCTTCAGTCATAAAAAATGAAGCATTTTTAACAGGAATGAATGTGACCATTCCTTATAAAGAAGAAGTAATACAGTATTTAGATAAATTAGATAAAACGGCTAAAGAAATAGGAGCAGTAAATACCATTAAATTCACCAAAAGAGGAAATTTAAAAGGGTATAATACAGATGTAGTGGGGTTTGAAAAATCTATTTTCCCTTATTTGAAAAAACATCATAAATATGCTTTAATTTTAGGAACTGGTGGTGCATCTAAGGCTATTGCTTATGCGCTTAAAAAAAACAATATTAAATACAAGTTTGTTTCTAGAAAACCTTCAGGTAAAAAGGAAATTTCTTATCAAGATTTAGCGGAAGAAGTACTATGCAAGCATCACATAATTATTAATTGCACGCCTATAGGAACTTCACCAGATGTACATTTATTCCCAGACATTCCATATCAATTCCTAACAGAAAAACATTTACTGTTCGACTTAATTTATAATCCAGAAGTTTCTACTTTTTTATCCAAAGGAAAAGAAAAAGGAGCCACTATAAAAAATGGATACGAAATGTTAGAATTGCAAGCAGAAGAATCTTGGAGAATTTGGAATAAATTCAAAAAATAA
- a CDS encoding zinc ribbon domain-containing protein, translating to MAKKKEISVEQKLRALYDLQLIDSRIDEIRNVRGELPLEVEDLEDEVAGLNTRIANLAEDASNLETEINNKKQAIEDSKVLMTKYDEQQKNVRNNREFDSLSKEIEFQDLEIQLAEKRINEYRAKIAQKNEVIDGTKEKLAKQEKHLGHKKAELDAILKETEKEEKLLGEKSEEFAKTLDTHLFSAYTRIRTKVKNGLAVVAIERGASGGSYFTIPPQVQLEIANRKKITIDEHSGRILVDAALAEEEKEKMDKLFS from the coding sequence ATGGCAAAGAAGAAAGAAATTTCAGTAGAGCAAAAATTAAGAGCATTGTATGACCTACAATTAATAGACTCTAGAATTGATGAAATTAGAAACGTTAGAGGTGAATTGCCTTTAGAGGTTGAAGATTTAGAGGATGAAGTTGCCGGATTAAATACCCGAATTGCTAATTTAGCTGAAGATGCTTCTAATTTAGAAACAGAAATCAACAATAAAAAACAAGCAATCGAAGATTCTAAAGTTTTGATGACAAAATATGATGAGCAACAAAAAAATGTTAGAAATAACAGAGAATTTGACTCATTATCTAAAGAAATCGAATTTCAAGATTTAGAAATTCAATTAGCTGAAAAAAGAATTAACGAGTACAGGGCTAAAATTGCTCAAAAAAATGAAGTAATTGACGGAACTAAAGAAAAATTAGCGAAGCAAGAAAAGCATTTAGGTCATAAAAAGGCTGAATTAGACGCAATTTTAAAAGAAACTGAAAAAGAAGAAAAACTTTTAGGAGAAAAATCTGAAGAATTTGCTAAAACTTTAGATACTCACTTATTTTCTGCTTATACAAGAATTAGAACCAAAGTTAAAAATGGTTTGGCTGTTGTTGCTATCGAAAGAGGTGCTTCTGGAGGATCTTACTTTACAATTCCACCACAGGTGCAACTAGAAATTGCAAACAGAAAAAAGATAACTATAGATGAGCATAGTGGACGTATCTTAGTAGATGCTGCATTGGCTGAAGAAGAGAAAGAAAAAATGGATAAATTATTTTCTTAA